The window GACACAAGGCCGCTCCTACATGTGCACCGCGATCTCCTGTAGGAGCGGCCTTGTGTCGCGATCGAGGGCAAAGCCCTCGCGACAGTCTCTAAATGGAAACAAAAGTCTCCACTCAGAGACCGAGCGCTACCATCTTCTTATATAGCGTTGACCGCCCCAGTCCTAACGCCGACGCAGCTTCCGGCACATTTCCCCCATGTTCGGCCAGTGCCCCGACAATCAGCTCGCGCTCAAATGCCTCACAGGCCTCACGGTAAGTCTGCCGCATAGGTTCACCCGCCACCGGGCTCAACGGCCCCAATGCCGCCCGAAGATCCGCCACCCCCAGCCGCGGCTGATCCGCCAGCAGCGTGGCCCGCTCCAGCACATTGCGCAGCTCGCGAATGTTCCCCGGCCATGCATGCCGCGCCAGTAGCTGCTGCACTTCGGCCTCGAGCTCATACTGGCTGCCCAGTTCGCCCAGGATGGCCTCGCACAGTGCCGGCAGGTCCTCCAGCCGTTGCCGCAGTGGTGGCACCTCGATCGGCAGCACATTCAGCCGGTAATACAGATCGGCGCGGAATGCCCCGCGGGCGATGGCGGCCTGCAGGTCGATGGAAGTGGCGGCAATGATGCGCACATCACTGCGCAGCATCTGGTTCGAGCCTACCGGCTCGTACTCCTTCTCCTGCAACACCCGCAGCAGCTTGCTCTGCAGGGCCAGCGGCATGTCGCCGATCTCGTCGAGGAACAGCGTGCCGCCTTCGGCCAGTTGCAGCTTGCCGCTGCGGCCCTTGCGGTCGGCGCCGGTAAAGGCGCCGGGGGCGGTACCGAAGAATTCGGCTTCCAGCAGCGTCTCGGGGATCGCCGCACTGTTGATGCTGACAAACGCCTTGTGCGCCCGCGCCGACGCCGCAT of the Pseudomonas asiatica genome contains:
- a CDS encoding sigma-54 interaction domain-containing protein, encoding MHDSDSLKDYPQVRQLAIRSLFEIIEQSSEGTVIVDRQARIVWMNERYARRFGLADAASAIGQPCEAVIPGSLMREVVNNGRPILLDMLDTPNEPLVVMRLPIHDDQGALIGAIGFALFDELRSLSPLLKRYSSMQQELASTRSQLRARQAKYSFAQFVGSSAASLEAKRRARRGASSDSPVLLLGETGTGKELLAHAIHAASARAHKAFVSINSAAIPETLLEAEFFGTAPGAFTGADRKGRSGKLQLAEGGTLFLDEIGDMPLALQSKLLRVLQEKEYEPVGSNQMLRSDVRIIAATSIDLQAAIARGAFRADLYYRLNVLPIEVPPLRQRLEDLPALCEAILGELGSQYELEAEVQQLLARHAWPGNIRELRNVLERATLLADQPRLGVADLRAALGPLSPVAGEPMRQTYREACEAFERELIVGALAEHGGNVPEAASALGLGRSTLYKKMVALGL